One Dromiciops gliroides isolate mDroGli1 chromosome 3, mDroGli1.pri, whole genome shotgun sequence DNA segment encodes these proteins:
- the FAM76B gene encoding protein FAM76B isoform X2, producing the protein MAASALYACTKCTQRYPFEELSQGQQLCKECRIAHPIVKCTYCRSEFQQESKTNTICKKCAQNVKQFGTPKPCQYCNIIAAFIGTKCQRCTNSEKKYGPPQTCEQCKQQCAFDRKEEGRRKVDGKLLCWLCTLSYKRVLQKTKEQRKSLGSSHSNSTSSSLTEKDQHHSKHHHHHHHHHHRHSSSHHKISSLSPEQEQGLWKQSHKTSATIQNETPKKKPKLESKPSNGDSSINQSADSGGTDNFVLISQLKEEVMSLKRLLQQRDQTILEKDKKLTELKADFQYQESNLRTKMNSMEKAHKETVEQLQAKNRELLKQVAALSKGKKFDKSGNILTSP; encoded by the exons ATGGCCGCCTCGGCCTTGTACGCCTGCACAAAGTGTACTCAACGCTATCCCTTCGAGGAGCTTTCCCAGGGGCAGCAGCTCTGCAAG GAATGTCGGATTGCACATCCTATTGTAAAATGTACTTATTGCAGATCAGAATTTCAACAGGAGAG caaaactaacacaaTTTGCAAGAAGTGTGCGCAAAATGTGAAGCAGTTTGGGACA CCCAAGCCTTGTCAGTACTGTAATATTATTGCAGCGTTTATTGGCACAAAGTGTCAACGTTGcacaaattcagaaaagaaatatgGACCACCTCAAACCTGTGAACAGTGCAAACAACAGTGTGCTTTTGAtcgaaaagaggaaggaagaagaaag gTTGATGGAAAATTACTATGCTGGCTTTGCACCCTGTCATATAAGAGAGTTTTACAGAAgacaaaggaacaaaggaagagcTTGGGTTCTTCACATTCTAATTCAACCTCCTCATCACTTACTGAAAAAGACCAGCACCATTCaaaacatcaccaccaccaccatcaccaccaccatcgtcACAGCAGTAGTCATCACAA AATCAGCAGTCTGAGTCCAGAACAAGAGCAAGGACTATGGAAACAGAG cCATAAAACCTCTGCAACAATTCAGAATGAAACTCCAAAGAAAAAACCTAAACTGGAATCCAAGCCATCCAATGGAGATAG CTCTATAAATCAGTCAGCAGATAGTGGAGGAACTGACAATTTTGTCCTTATAAGCCAGCTGAAAGAAGAAGTGATGTCACTTAAACGTCTCTTACAACAAAGAGACCaaaccattttagaaaaagataaaaag ttaaccGAACTGAAAGCAGACTTCCAGTACCAGGAATCTAATTTGAGAACAAAAATGAACAGTATGGAGAAAGCTCACAAGGAAACTGTGGAACAATTACAG GCCAAAAATAGAGAACTACTCAAACAGGTTGCGGCACTGTCGAAGGGTAAAAAGTTTGATAAAAGTGGAAATATATTAACATCTCCTTGA
- the FAM76B gene encoding protein FAM76B isoform X1: MAASALYACTKCTQRYPFEELSQGQQLCKECRIAHPIVKCTYCRSEFQQESKTNTICKKCAQNVKQFGTPKPCQYCNIIAAFIGTKCQRCTNSEKKYGPPQTCEQCKQQCAFDRKEEGRRKVDGKLLCWLCTLSYKRVLQKTKEQRKSLGSSHSNSTSSSLTEKDQHHSKHHHHHHHHHHRHSSSHHKISSLSPEQEQGLWKQSHKTSATIQNETPKKKPKLESKPSNGDSSSINQSADSGGTDNFVLISQLKEEVMSLKRLLQQRDQTILEKDKKLTELKADFQYQESNLRTKMNSMEKAHKETVEQLQAKNRELLKQVAALSKGKKFDKSGNILTSP, translated from the exons ATGGCCGCCTCGGCCTTGTACGCCTGCACAAAGTGTACTCAACGCTATCCCTTCGAGGAGCTTTCCCAGGGGCAGCAGCTCTGCAAG GAATGTCGGATTGCACATCCTATTGTAAAATGTACTTATTGCAGATCAGAATTTCAACAGGAGAG caaaactaacacaaTTTGCAAGAAGTGTGCGCAAAATGTGAAGCAGTTTGGGACA CCCAAGCCTTGTCAGTACTGTAATATTATTGCAGCGTTTATTGGCACAAAGTGTCAACGTTGcacaaattcagaaaagaaatatgGACCACCTCAAACCTGTGAACAGTGCAAACAACAGTGTGCTTTTGAtcgaaaagaggaaggaagaagaaag gTTGATGGAAAATTACTATGCTGGCTTTGCACCCTGTCATATAAGAGAGTTTTACAGAAgacaaaggaacaaaggaagagcTTGGGTTCTTCACATTCTAATTCAACCTCCTCATCACTTACTGAAAAAGACCAGCACCATTCaaaacatcaccaccaccaccatcaccaccaccatcgtcACAGCAGTAGTCATCACAA AATCAGCAGTCTGAGTCCAGAACAAGAGCAAGGACTATGGAAACAGAG cCATAAAACCTCTGCAACAATTCAGAATGAAACTCCAAAGAAAAAACCTAAACTGGAATCCAAGCCATCCAATGGAGATAG TAGCTCTATAAATCAGTCAGCAGATAGTGGAGGAACTGACAATTTTGTCCTTATAAGCCAGCTGAAAGAAGAAGTGATGTCACTTAAACGTCTCTTACAACAAAGAGACCaaaccattttagaaaaagataaaaag ttaaccGAACTGAAAGCAGACTTCCAGTACCAGGAATCTAATTTGAGAACAAAAATGAACAGTATGGAGAAAGCTCACAAGGAAACTGTGGAACAATTACAG GCCAAAAATAGAGAACTACTCAAACAGGTTGCGGCACTGTCGAAGGGTAAAAAGTTTGATAAAAGTGGAAATATATTAACATCTCCTTGA